A single region of the Bacillus cereus genome encodes:
- a CDS encoding CamS family sex pheromone protein, with amino-acid sequence MKKIALAVLSLSLLVSGCSMGSNKDEKTVEKSGKAKEQAVISKYSISDEYYKTTFPFDPGRARGLVGQSLNNRLDIDEFETGLMRIAKESFSTKDYFFKGGDVLDTQMIQMLVKRKRTDAEQKELEDKLKKDAVKFPNIGLNPAVGEGSESLEVKNTKNPMYISNILEHDYYLQNGDKGTEPDGVVVGLAMNSVHYYEEEHGYPREAKIEQEKMLAEGKKMAQEILKVMQQKKPGIKDVPVTFAIYRQGPKSSLVPGNFVSYAKVEKGSETVEDWKPINEKYYLFPSEQAKSDNKREDLASVSNFKSKLSEYFQGDYTAIIGTGMYRDDELKEMKLDIPVQFNGKAEVIGFTQYVAGLVMQYFPNYMKVQVTIKSVERPEAIIIREAKQDEPLVKILD; translated from the coding sequence ATGAAAAAAATAGCGTTAGCGGTATTAAGTCTTAGCCTACTTGTAAGTGGGTGTAGCATGGGTTCTAACAAAGATGAAAAAACAGTTGAGAAATCAGGGAAAGCGAAAGAGCAAGCGGTTATCTCAAAATATTCCATTTCGGATGAATATTATAAGACAACATTTCCATTTGATCCAGGTCGTGCACGTGGTTTAGTTGGACAAAGTTTGAACAATCGTCTAGATATAGATGAATTTGAAACGGGACTAATGCGCATTGCGAAAGAATCATTTAGCACGAAAGATTATTTCTTTAAAGGTGGAGACGTTTTAGACACACAAATGATTCAAATGCTTGTGAAAAGAAAGCGTACAGATGCTGAACAAAAAGAGCTAGAGGATAAGTTGAAAAAAGATGCGGTCAAATTTCCAAATATAGGGTTGAATCCTGCCGTAGGTGAAGGATCAGAATCGTTAGAAGTAAAAAATACAAAAAATCCAATGTATATCTCAAATATTTTAGAACATGACTATTACTTACAAAATGGTGATAAAGGTACTGAGCCTGATGGTGTTGTAGTTGGATTAGCGATGAATTCGGTTCATTATTACGAGGAAGAGCATGGTTATCCGCGTGAGGCTAAAATCGAGCAAGAAAAAATGTTAGCTGAAGGGAAAAAAATGGCACAAGAAATCTTGAAAGTCATGCAGCAAAAAAAGCCTGGAATAAAAGATGTTCCGGTTACATTTGCAATTTATCGTCAAGGTCCAAAGTCTTCGCTTGTACCAGGGAATTTTGTTTCTTATGCTAAGGTAGAAAAAGGCAGTGAAACGGTTGAGGATTGGAAGCCGATCAATGAGAAATACTATTTGTTCCCGTCTGAACAAGCGAAATCGGATAATAAACGTGAAGATCTTGCAAGTGTGTCAAACTTTAAATCAAAATTAAGTGAATATTTCCAAGGCGATTATACAGCTATTATTGGTACTGGAATGTATAGAGATGATGAATTAAAAGAAATGAAGCTCGATATTCCTGTCCAATTCAATGGGAAAGCTGAAGTCATTGGTTTTACACAATATGTAGCTGGACTTGTTATGCAATACTTCCCGAATTATATGAAAGTACAAGTAACAATTAAATCAGTGGAACGCCCAGAAGCAATTATTATACGTGAAGCGAAGCAAGATGAACCACTTGTGAAAATTTTAGATTAA
- a CDS encoding SPFH domain-containing protein: MKEKQVFYVNGFLGIIGILILAAIGIFCLAQEIFIVAALTIILAAVLATGIGIVQPNQAKVITFFGNYLGTIRQNGLFLTIPFAFRQTVSLRVENFNSKKLKVNDVEGNPIEIAAVIVYKVVDSAKAMFGVEHYDRFVEIQSETAIRHVATKYPYDNFQDETCITLRGNTEEISEELKRELEARLEIAGVEVLETRLTHLAYATEIAHAMLQRQQAKAVLAARKEIVEGAVKMAKDSIHMLDEEGVLELDDERKANMVNNLLVAIVSDKGAQPVINTGSLY; this comes from the coding sequence ATGAAAGAAAAACAAGTTTTTTATGTAAATGGTTTTCTCGGTATTATCGGGATTTTGATTTTAGCTGCTATCGGTATATTTTGCCTTGCCCAAGAAATTTTCATAGTAGCAGCATTAACAATTATTTTAGCAGCGGTTCTCGCTACAGGTATTGGTATTGTTCAACCAAACCAAGCGAAAGTCATTACGTTTTTCGGTAATTATTTAGGAACAATTCGTCAAAACGGTTTATTTTTAACAATTCCATTCGCATTCCGTCAAACTGTATCGTTACGTGTTGAAAACTTTAACAGTAAGAAATTAAAAGTAAACGATGTTGAGGGAAATCCAATTGAAATTGCAGCCGTTATCGTATATAAAGTTGTTGATTCTGCAAAAGCAATGTTTGGTGTTGAGCATTACGATCGATTCGTAGAAATTCAAAGCGAAACGGCAATCCGCCACGTTGCAACAAAATATCCTTATGATAATTTTCAAGATGAAACTTGCATTACGTTACGCGGAAATACTGAAGAAATCTCTGAAGAATTAAAACGTGAGTTAGAAGCGCGCCTTGAAATCGCTGGCGTAGAAGTATTAGAAACTCGTTTAACACATTTAGCTTACGCAACAGAAATTGCCCATGCAATGCTACAACGTCAACAAGCAAAAGCAGTATTAGCTGCTAGAAAAGAGATTGTTGAAGGTGCTGTGAAGATGGCGAAAGATTCAATCCATATGTTAGATGAAGAAGGCGTGCTGGAACTCGATGACGAGCGTAAAGCAAATATGGTAAACAACTTATTAGTTGCCATCGTTTCAGATAAAGGTGCGCAGCCAGTTATTAATACAGGAAGCCTATATTAA
- a CDS encoding heptaprenylglyceryl phosphate synthase, whose product MYDISKWKHVFKLDPNKELSDEHLEMICESGTDAVIVGGSDGITIDNVLHMLVSIRRYAVPCVLEVSDVEAITPGFDFYYIPSVLNSRKVEWITGVHHEALKEFGDIMDWDEIFMEGYCVLNPEAKVAQLTDAKCDVTEDDVIAYARLADKLLRLPIFYLEYSGTYGDIELVKNVKAELKQAKLYYGGGISNAEQAKEMAQYADTVVVGNIIYDDIKSALKTVKAVKGE is encoded by the coding sequence ATGTACGATATTTCCAAATGGAAACATGTATTTAAGCTTGATCCAAATAAGGAGTTAAGTGACGAACATTTAGAAATGATTTGTGAGTCTGGAACAGATGCTGTTATTGTAGGCGGAAGTGATGGCATAACAATTGATAATGTACTACACATGCTAGTTAGCATTCGTAGATATGCAGTACCTTGTGTGTTAGAGGTTTCTGATGTGGAAGCAATTACACCAGGATTTGATTTTTATTATATCCCAAGCGTTTTAAATAGCCGAAAGGTAGAATGGATAACAGGTGTTCATCATGAAGCTTTGAAAGAATTTGGGGATATTATGGACTGGGACGAAATTTTCATGGAAGGGTATTGTGTTTTAAATCCTGAAGCGAAAGTAGCCCAGCTTACAGATGCGAAATGTGATGTAACAGAAGATGATGTGATTGCATACGCGCGTTTAGCAGACAAGCTATTACGTTTACCGATATTTTATTTAGAATATAGCGGTACGTATGGCGACATTGAACTTGTTAAAAATGTAAAAGCAGAATTAAAACAAGCGAAGTTGTATTATGGCGGCGGTATTTCTAATGCAGAACAAGCGAAAGAAATGGCGCAGTATGCTGATACAGTAGTTGTTGGAAATATTATTTATGATGATATAAAATCCGCGTTAAAAACAGTTAAAGCAGTAAAAGGAGAGTAG
- the purD gene encoding phosphoribosylamine--glycine ligase, protein MNVLVIGRGGREHALAWKFAQSEKVEKVYVAPGNEGMRDVATPIDIDENDFDALVLFAKENNVELTFVGPEIPLMNGIVDRFKEEGLRVFGPNKAAAVIEGSKAFTKELMKKYDIPTAAYETFTDYEEAVKYIQKVGAPIVIKADGLAAGKGVTVAMTLEDALQAVKEMLQDVKFGEASKKVVIEEFLDGQEFSLMAFVNGTTVHPMVIAQDHKRAFDGDKGPNTGGMGAYSPVPQIPESAVQEAIQTVLHPTAKAMIAENRSFTGILYAGLILTNDGPKVIEFNARFGDPETEVVLPRLENDLVDVCNAVLDESELKLQWSEEAVIGIVLASKGYPEAYKKGDIISGLDALQDVIVFHAGTAMKHGDFVTNGGRVLFVACKANSLQEAKDKVYKEIGKIESDGLFYRSDIGYRAIGHEMTRS, encoded by the coding sequence ATGAATGTTTTAGTAATTGGTCGCGGTGGGCGTGAGCACGCTTTAGCTTGGAAATTTGCACAATCTGAAAAGGTAGAAAAAGTATATGTAGCACCAGGTAATGAAGGTATGCGAGATGTCGCAACACCAATTGATATTGATGAAAATGATTTTGATGCATTAGTCTTATTTGCCAAAGAGAATAATGTTGAATTAACTTTCGTTGGACCTGAAATTCCGCTTATGAACGGAATCGTGGATCGTTTTAAGGAAGAGGGACTTCGTGTATTTGGTCCTAATAAAGCAGCTGCTGTTATTGAAGGTAGTAAAGCTTTTACGAAGGAATTGATGAAAAAGTATGATATTCCAACTGCGGCATATGAAACTTTTACAGACTATGAAGAAGCGGTAAAGTATATTCAAAAAGTTGGTGCACCGATTGTAATTAAGGCAGATGGTTTAGCTGCTGGTAAAGGTGTAACAGTAGCAATGACGCTTGAAGACGCATTACAAGCTGTGAAAGAAATGCTGCAAGATGTGAAATTCGGTGAAGCAAGCAAGAAGGTCGTTATTGAAGAGTTTCTAGATGGACAAGAATTTTCATTAATGGCATTCGTGAATGGAACAACCGTACATCCGATGGTAATTGCTCAAGATCATAAACGCGCTTTTGATGGGGATAAAGGTCCAAATACAGGCGGAATGGGTGCATATTCTCCAGTACCACAAATTCCAGAATCAGCAGTTCAAGAAGCGATTCAAACAGTATTACACCCAACTGCCAAGGCGATGATTGCAGAAAACCGTTCGTTTACAGGTATTTTATACGCAGGTCTTATTTTAACAAATGATGGTCCAAAGGTAATTGAATTTAATGCACGCTTTGGTGATCCTGAAACAGAAGTTGTATTACCTCGCTTAGAAAACGATTTAGTTGATGTATGTAACGCTGTATTAGATGAAAGTGAATTAAAATTACAATGGTCAGAAGAAGCGGTAATCGGTATCGTACTGGCTTCTAAAGGATACCCAGAAGCATATAAAAAAGGTGATATTATTAGCGGACTAGATGCGCTGCAAGATGTGATTGTTTTCCATGCGGGTACAGCGATGAAACATGGAGACTTTGTAACAAACGGTGGCCGTGTGCTATTTGTTGCTTGTAAGGCGAATAGTTTACAAGAAGCGAAAGACAAAGTATATAAAGAAATCGGTAAAATTGAGAGTGATGGTTTATTTTATCGAAGTGATATAGGATATCGCGCAATTGGGCATGAGATGACGAGAAGCTAA
- the pcrA gene encoding DNA helicase PcrA codes for MSTTDRLLNGLNPQQQKAVQTTNGPLLLMAGAGSGKTRVLTHRIAYLLGEKGVAPWNVLAITFTNKAAREMRERIDTLVGPEAEDIWISTFHSMCVRILRRDIDRIGINRNFTILDSGDQLTVVKKIMKERNIDPKKFEPRSILAGISNAKNELLSADKYAKKITIADPYEKLTSDVYTEYQKRLLKNNSLDFDDLIMTTIQLFERVPEVLEFYQRKFQYIHVDEYQDTNKAQYLLVKHLAARFKNLCVVGDSDQSIYRWRGADISNILSFEKDYENAQVILLEQNYRSSQNILNAANAVIEKNSNRKPKKLWTDNQVGSKISYYRAATEKDEAYFVAKKIRDDIQMGKRKYTDFAVLYRTNAQSRMVEEIFLKSNIPYKIVGGTKFYDRKEIKDILAYLRLIGNPDDEISFARIINMPKRGIGATSIDKIINYGVQNGISLTAVFDEIEHVGVSAKITKAVKEFAGLLHNWVNMQEYLSVTELVEEVIEKTGYRDMLKNERTLEAEGRLENLDEFLSVTQTFESQSEDKSLVAFLTDLALVADIDRVDEDPTAGEEVILMTMHSAKGLEFPVVFIVGLEEGIFPHTRSLMEEDEMQEERRLAYVGITRAEEELYLSNAQMRTLFGRTSMNASSRFITEIPAELVESLNETAPKRETSFGAKGRTKSTTTTRSRSAFVRPAAKTTGGEQIGWAVGDKASHQKWGVGTVVSVKGEGDAKELDIAFPSPIGVKRLLAKFAPVTKQ; via the coding sequence ATGAGTACGACAGATAGGTTATTAAATGGTTTAAATCCGCAACAACAAAAAGCAGTACAAACAACGAATGGACCACTTCTATTAATGGCAGGTGCCGGTAGTGGTAAAACACGTGTGTTAACACATCGTATTGCGTATTTACTTGGTGAAAAAGGTGTAGCACCATGGAATGTACTAGCTATTACCTTTACAAATAAAGCAGCTCGTGAAATGCGCGAGCGTATCGATACACTTGTCGGACCAGAAGCAGAAGATATTTGGATTTCTACGTTCCACTCTATGTGTGTACGTATTTTACGACGTGATATCGATCGCATTGGTATTAATCGTAACTTTACAATCTTAGATTCAGGCGATCAGTTAACTGTAGTCAAAAAAATTATGAAAGAGCGCAATATTGATCCGAAGAAATTTGAGCCGCGCTCTATTTTAGCTGGTATTAGTAATGCGAAAAATGAATTGTTATCTGCAGATAAATATGCGAAAAAAATTACAATCGCTGATCCATATGAAAAATTAACGAGCGATGTATATACAGAATATCAAAAACGTCTTTTGAAAAATAATTCATTAGACTTTGACGATTTAATTATGACAACGATTCAGCTATTTGAACGTGTTCCAGAAGTACTAGAGTTTTATCAGCGTAAGTTCCAATACATTCACGTGGATGAGTATCAAGATACGAACAAAGCGCAGTACCTTCTTGTTAAACATTTAGCAGCACGTTTTAAAAATCTTTGCGTTGTAGGTGATTCTGATCAGTCTATTTACCGCTGGCGTGGTGCGGACATTTCTAACATTTTGTCATTCGAAAAAGACTATGAGAATGCGCAAGTTATTCTATTAGAACAAAACTATCGTTCGTCACAAAATATTTTAAATGCAGCGAATGCTGTTATTGAAAAAAATTCAAACCGTAAACCGAAGAAATTATGGACAGACAATCAAGTTGGAAGCAAAATCTCGTATTATCGTGCTGCAACAGAAAAAGACGAGGCGTATTTTGTTGCGAAAAAAATTCGTGACGATATTCAAATGGGGAAACGAAAATATACTGATTTTGCAGTGTTATATCGTACAAATGCCCAGTCTCGTATGGTCGAGGAAATTTTCCTGAAATCTAATATTCCTTACAAAATTGTCGGCGGTACTAAGTTCTACGATCGTAAAGAGATTAAAGACATTTTGGCGTACTTACGTTTAATTGGGAATCCAGATGATGAGATTAGTTTCGCACGTATTATTAACATGCCGAAACGCGGTATAGGTGCGACTTCTATCGATAAAATTATAAATTATGGTGTGCAAAACGGAATCTCATTAACTGCTGTATTTGATGAGATTGAGCATGTTGGTGTAAGTGCAAAAATAACAAAGGCAGTAAAAGAATTTGCAGGTTTATTACACAACTGGGTAAATATGCAAGAGTATTTATCTGTTACAGAGTTAGTAGAAGAAGTTATTGAAAAAACAGGCTATCGCGATATGTTGAAAAATGAGCGTACTTTAGAAGCAGAAGGCCGTTTAGAGAACTTAGATGAGTTTTTATCTGTTACGCAAACATTTGAATCTCAAAGCGAAGATAAGAGCCTTGTTGCATTCTTAACAGACTTAGCGCTTGTTGCTGATATTGATCGTGTAGATGAAGATCCAACTGCTGGTGAGGAAGTTATTTTAATGACGATGCACTCGGCGAAAGGATTAGAATTCCCAGTTGTCTTTATTGTTGGTTTAGAGGAAGGGATATTCCCGCATACTCGTTCTCTGATGGAAGAAGATGAAATGCAAGAAGAACGTCGTCTTGCTTATGTAGGTATTACTCGTGCAGAAGAAGAATTATATTTATCCAATGCACAAATGCGTACTTTATTTGGTAGAACAAGTATGAACGCATCATCTCGATTTATTACAGAAATTCCGGCAGAACTAGTGGAATCATTAAATGAAACAGCGCCGAAGCGTGAAACTTCGTTTGGGGCAAAAGGAAGAACGAAAAGTACAACAACAACACGTTCTCGTTCAGCTTTCGTACGTCCTGCAGCTAAGACAACGGGCGGCGAACAAATCGGCTGGGCAGTAGGCGATAAAGCTTCCCACCAAAAATGGGGAGTCGGTACAGTTGTAAGTGTAAAAGGTGAAGGTGATGCGAAAGAATTAGATATTGCGTTCCCAAGCCCAATTGGTGTTAAACGTTTATTAGCAAAATTCGCACCTGTGACGAAACAATAG
- the ligA gene encoding NAD-dependent DNA ligase LigA: MSKEIAKERIEELRDLLNTFNYQYHVLDNPSVSDAEYDRNMQELIKLEAENPEFMSEDSPSIRVGGTVLDIFEKVTHKSPMLSLGNAFNEGDLRDFDRRVHQGIDDANVRYICELKIDGLAVSLHYEKGRFIQGATRGDGITGEDITQNLKTIKAIPLRLNEEVTLEARGEAYMPKRSFVKLNEEKEQNGEDVFANPRNAAAGSIRQLDPKVAAKRNLSMFVYGLANVEEKTIPSHSESLDFLGELGFKTNPNRRTCETIEDVIAYVEEWQEKRPHLDYEIDGIVIKVDDVALQESLGTTAKSPRWAIAYKFPAEEVVTRLTGIELSVGRTGVVTPTAELEPVRVAGTIVRRASLHNEDLIREKDIRIGDYVVVKKAGDIIPEVVNVIFDKRNGEEEEYHMPTHCPACESELVRLEEEVALRCINPTCPAQIREGLIHFVSRNAMNIDGLGERVITQLFDADYIRTFADLYALTKEQLLQLERFGEKSATNLVQAIDNSKENSLERLLFGLGIRHVGAKAARTFAEHFETMDELVKATEEELKTINEIGEKMAQSVVTYFDNEDVLELLQQFKEYGVNMTYKGIKSADLQNVESYFAGKTVVLTGKLEVMGRSEAKKKIEALGGKVTGSVSKSTDLVVAGEAAGSKLAQAEKHNVEVWNEERFLQELNK; the protein is encoded by the coding sequence ATGTCAAAAGAGATAGCAAAAGAACGTATAGAAGAACTACGTGATTTGTTAAATACATTTAACTATCAATATCACGTATTAGACAATCCTTCTGTTTCTGATGCGGAGTATGACCGTAATATGCAGGAGCTTATAAAATTAGAAGCAGAGAACCCAGAGTTTATGAGTGAAGACTCTCCCTCCATTCGCGTTGGGGGGACTGTTCTTGATATATTTGAAAAGGTAACGCATAAATCACCAATGTTAAGTTTAGGAAACGCGTTTAATGAAGGAGATTTGCGTGATTTTGATCGAAGAGTACATCAAGGAATTGATGATGCGAATGTAAGATATATATGCGAATTAAAAATTGACGGACTTGCTGTTTCACTTCATTATGAAAAAGGACGCTTCATTCAAGGAGCAACACGTGGTGATGGTATAACGGGTGAAGATATTACCCAAAACTTAAAAACGATTAAAGCTATCCCGCTGCGTTTAAATGAAGAAGTAACGTTAGAAGCACGAGGCGAGGCTTATATGCCGAAGCGTTCATTCGTTAAGTTGAATGAAGAGAAAGAACAAAATGGTGAAGATGTATTTGCGAATCCACGTAATGCGGCAGCAGGATCGATACGTCAACTTGATCCGAAAGTTGCAGCGAAGCGTAATTTATCTATGTTTGTGTATGGTCTTGCTAATGTAGAAGAAAAAACAATTCCATCCCATAGTGAATCACTGGATTTCTTAGGTGAGCTTGGATTTAAGACGAATCCAAATCGTCGTACATGTGAAACAATCGAAGATGTAATAGCCTATGTAGAAGAATGGCAAGAAAAACGCCCGCATCTTGATTATGAGATTGATGGAATCGTTATAAAAGTAGACGATGTTGCTCTTCAAGAAAGCTTAGGAACTACAGCGAAGAGTCCAAGATGGGCGATTGCTTATAAATTCCCGGCTGAAGAAGTTGTTACGAGATTAACAGGGATTGAATTAAGTGTCGGCCGCACAGGGGTTGTAACACCAACTGCAGAGCTAGAGCCAGTGCGAGTAGCTGGAACTATCGTTCGTCGTGCTTCTTTACATAACGAAGATTTAATTCGTGAAAAAGATATTCGAATCGGTGACTACGTTGTTGTGAAAAAAGCTGGAGATATCATTCCTGAAGTTGTGAACGTTATTTTTGATAAGCGTAATGGTGAGGAAGAAGAATATCATATGCCAACGCATTGTCCAGCGTGTGAGAGTGAACTTGTTCGTTTAGAAGAAGAAGTAGCACTTCGATGTATAAATCCGACTTGTCCAGCTCAAATTCGTGAAGGATTAATCCATTTCGTTTCAAGAAATGCAATGAATATTGACGGACTTGGAGAACGTGTAATTACACAACTCTTTGATGCGGATTATATTCGTACGTTTGCAGATTTATATGCATTGACGAAAGAACAATTATTACAGTTAGAGCGTTTTGGTGAAAAATCAGCAACAAATTTAGTACAAGCAATTGATAATTCGAAGGAAAACTCATTAGAGCGATTATTATTTGGTCTTGGAATTCGCCACGTTGGAGCGAAAGCAGCACGCACATTTGCGGAGCATTTCGAAACGATGGATGAGCTTGTGAAAGCGACGGAAGAAGAACTAAAAACAATTAATGAGATTGGTGAAAAAATGGCTCAATCCGTTGTAACATATTTTGATAATGAAGACGTATTAGAGCTATTACAACAGTTTAAAGAGTATGGCGTGAACATGACATACAAAGGTATAAAAAGTGCAGATTTACAAAATGTTGAATCTTACTTTGCAGGAAAAACGGTTGTCTTAACAGGTAAGCTAGAAGTTATGGGGCGAAGTGAAGCGAAGAAAAAGATTGAAGCACTTGGTGGAAAAGTAACAGGAAGTGTTAGTAAAAGTACGGATTTAGTTGTTGCTGGTGAAGCTGCTGGTTCGAAATTAGCGCAAGCAGAGAAGCACAATGTTGAAGTTTGGAATGAAGAGAGGTTCTTACAAGAGCTGAATAAGTAA
- a CDS encoding toxin-antitoxin system HicB family antitoxin, whose amino-acid sequence MAKKKSFPLRIDPELHAVIEKWANDEFRSVNAHIEYLLREMAKQKGKLKKDKDE is encoded by the coding sequence ATGGCTAAAAAGAAAAGCTTTCCATTACGTATTGATCCTGAATTACACGCAGTCATCGAAAAATGGGCGAATGATGAGTTTCGTAGCGTCAATGCACACATCGAGTATTTGCTTCGAGAAATGGCAAAGCAAAAAGGGAAATTGAAAAAAGATAAAGATGAATAA
- a CDS encoding YgaP family membrane protein, with protein sequence MKQNIGTISALIRITLGLILFGCSTAKLVRKPRCTWSKVLLWIGAMKIAEGIVRFCPIVEACKFGKYMNMGAFKMPSMNFTEKGHAKEEVNQTPSHDKPKSNGSYDTSDKEIESAIEELILAKPL encoded by the coding sequence ATGAAGCAAAACATCGGTACAATTAGTGCTCTAATTCGAATCACACTCGGACTTATCCTCTTCGGTTGTAGTACAGCTAAACTCGTACGTAAACCTCGGTGCACTTGGTCTAAAGTTTTGCTATGGATTGGTGCCATGAAAATTGCAGAGGGCATCGTTCGTTTCTGCCCTATCGTTGAAGCATGTAAGTTTGGAAAATATATGAATATGGGCGCATTTAAAATGCCTAGCATGAATTTTACTGAAAAAGGACATGCTAAAGAAGAAGTGAATCAAACTCCCAGTCATGACAAACCAAAGTCAAATGGAAGTTATGACACTTCTGACAAAGAGATTGAGTCAGCGATTGAAGAATTAATCCTGGCAAAACCGCTTTGA